The proteins below are encoded in one region of Planctopirus limnophila DSM 3776:
- a CDS encoding helix-turn-helix domain-containing protein, with protein sequence MRTIFTTGQVAKICKVAPRTVSKWFDSGRLRGYRIPGSQDRRIPREHLIRFLKEHGMPLGELEDEAMGKLLLVGLDSQVRHNLTELMPIEDFKIEAAASGFEAGIQAESLHPDAVVIDFSMGRHEAMLIAQNLRKNGEYADAVLVALLTDEDTASGIDRSLFSETFRKPFDAALLAERIRTLVGRKKQLA encoded by the coding sequence ATGAGAACGATCTTTACGACTGGCCAGGTCGCCAAGATCTGCAAAGTTGCCCCTCGAACCGTCTCCAAATGGTTTGATTCAGGGCGTCTGCGCGGCTACCGCATTCCCGGATCGCAGGATCGCCGCATTCCCAGGGAGCATTTAATCCGCTTCCTCAAGGAGCACGGCATGCCTCTGGGTGAACTCGAAGACGAAGCGATGGGCAAACTGCTCCTCGTGGGTCTCGATTCCCAGGTCCGCCACAACCTGACTGAACTGATGCCTATCGAAGACTTCAAAATCGAAGCAGCAGCCAGCGGGTTCGAAGCAGGCATTCAGGCAGAATCGCTGCATCCAGATGCGGTAGTCATCGACTTCAGTATGGGACGGCATGAAGCAATGCTGATTGCCCAGAATCTGCGTAAAAACGGCGAATATGCCGACGCAGTTCTGGTGGCATTGCTGACCGATGAAGACACAGCGAGTGGTATCGACCGCTCACTCTTCAGCGAAACATTCCGTAAGCCATTCGATGCCGCGCTGCTTGCAGAACGAATTCGAACCCTGGTAGGCCGCAAAAAGCAACTGGCCTAG
- a CDS encoding ABC transporter substrate-binding protein codes for MGIWLWRHIVPGVSAIGLAAIVLLISDLPRRSSSDASKSQPPQVVMLQMSSQSIMDEAAVKVIAGLAEAGFVTDQKSADQSGKGRAIVLTRLNAENDMATANAMATEVVGGRYDLIITLSTPCLQAVANANKRDQVRHVFGLVSDPTVAGVGVGSGPMDHPPYMVGIGTLPPAEKSFELAKQINPALKRVGVVWNPAEVNSEIATKVARTTCQKLGIELLEANAENTASVREAAVSLIAREIDALWIGGDITALSAADVLIQLGNQAHIPVFTCMPGNAAKGALFDVGANYSVVGHQVGKLAARVLAGEEPAKIPWEVAIPPKLFLNKGVIGNLKGEWKFPKQLLDQADVIIDPAAKEPLKTTLTRPGCSRPVCRGCSIDRVCG; via the coding sequence ATGGGGATCTGGTTGTGGAGGCATATTGTTCCCGGTGTCTCGGCTATCGGACTGGCGGCAATTGTGCTGCTGATCTCTGACTTACCGCGCAGGAGCAGTTCCGATGCGAGCAAAAGCCAGCCACCACAGGTGGTGATGCTGCAGATGTCGTCTCAGTCGATTATGGATGAGGCCGCTGTGAAGGTGATTGCAGGGCTGGCTGAAGCCGGATTTGTGACAGACCAGAAGTCGGCAGATCAGAGTGGCAAAGGCAGGGCGATCGTGCTGACGAGACTCAATGCCGAGAACGACATGGCGACGGCTAACGCTATGGCGACTGAAGTGGTGGGTGGCCGATATGATCTGATCATTACGTTATCGACGCCTTGCCTGCAGGCTGTGGCCAATGCCAACAAACGAGATCAGGTCAGGCATGTATTTGGTTTAGTCTCTGATCCCACCGTCGCGGGAGTTGGAGTCGGCAGTGGGCCAATGGATCATCCGCCTTATATGGTCGGGATCGGGACATTGCCTCCGGCTGAGAAATCCTTCGAGCTGGCCAAGCAGATCAATCCGGCACTCAAGAGGGTCGGCGTGGTCTGGAACCCTGCGGAGGTGAACTCGGAAATCGCGACGAAGGTAGCTCGAACGACCTGTCAGAAACTGGGAATAGAACTGCTGGAAGCCAATGCCGAGAACACGGCAAGTGTGCGTGAAGCGGCTGTTTCACTTATCGCCCGGGAGATCGACGCGTTGTGGATTGGCGGTGATATTACAGCGCTGTCGGCGGCAGATGTGCTGATTCAACTGGGCAATCAGGCCCATATTCCCGTCTTTACGTGTATGCCCGGGAATGCAGCGAAAGGGGCATTGTTTGATGTGGGAGCCAACTACAGTGTCGTAGGACATCAGGTCGGAAAGCTGGCGGCACGCGTACTGGCTGGCGAGGAACCTGCCAAGATTCCCTGGGAGGTGGCCATTCCTCCCAAGCTGTTTTTGAACAAGGGGGTGATTGGCAATTTGAAGGGCGAGTGGAAGTTTCCAAAGCAACTCCTGGATCAAGCCGATGTGATTATTGATCCAGCGGCTAAAGAACCACTCAAAACAACATTGACCCGGCCTGGTTGTTCGCGGCCAGTTTGCAGGGGCTGTTCCATCGACCGTGTCTGTGGTTAA
- a CDS encoding efflux RND transporter periplasmic adaptor subunit produces the protein MQSRFHQLKRHCSPACSRTWRSWCPLAFAAALIVTIAGCAKRLEEHHAEHHLVKVTSAIAKDMQITEQYVSQIHSCRHIELRALESGYLEEIKIKEGQFVKKGDILFRVLATLYQARLESDIAEAQLVEIEYKNTKKLFEQKVVSEQEVALAQAKLAKANAKVKLAQAELNFTEVKAPFDGIIDRLRQQQGSLVAEGDILTTLSDNNVMWAYFNVPEARYLAYQQEVKDGQADVKVELVLANHTTFPLPGKITAIEADFNNTTGNIAFRADFPNPEQLLRHGQTGTILLHKTLKDAVVIPQRATFEILAKRFVYVVEPVPEGDGEGKDESEMADSHHAQAHTEDDDDDEKKDKKPSAKPAPKRPPLPHEKKPHDDKHHDDHLKKLSPEHHAEHHANTLKGIVRQREIEIRNEMDDIFIIRSGLKAGEKIVLEGVRQVRDGDEVEFEYIDPVEVLGHLKNKAE, from the coding sequence ATGCAGTCAAGATTTCATCAACTAAAGCGACACTGCTCACCGGCATGTTCGCGAACTTGGCGATCCTGGTGCCCTCTCGCATTCGCTGCAGCTTTGATTGTCACTATTGCCGGCTGTGCAAAGCGTCTCGAAGAACATCACGCCGAGCATCATCTGGTGAAAGTCACCAGTGCTATCGCCAAAGACATGCAGATCACCGAGCAGTATGTCAGCCAGATTCATTCCTGCCGCCATATTGAACTGCGTGCCCTCGAAAGTGGCTACCTCGAAGAAATCAAAATCAAGGAAGGCCAGTTTGTTAAAAAAGGTGACATCCTCTTTCGTGTCCTGGCAACCCTCTATCAAGCCCGCCTCGAGTCCGATATCGCCGAAGCACAACTCGTAGAGATCGAATATAAAAATACGAAGAAACTATTTGAGCAAAAGGTCGTTTCCGAGCAGGAAGTGGCTCTGGCACAGGCCAAACTTGCTAAAGCCAATGCCAAAGTGAAACTGGCTCAAGCCGAGCTGAATTTCACCGAAGTTAAAGCTCCTTTTGACGGGATTATTGATCGCCTTCGCCAGCAGCAAGGCAGCCTTGTTGCCGAAGGGGATATTCTCACGACACTCTCTGATAACAATGTCATGTGGGCCTACTTCAATGTCCCCGAAGCCAGGTATCTGGCCTATCAGCAAGAGGTCAAAGACGGACAGGCCGATGTCAAAGTGGAACTCGTGCTGGCCAATCACACCACGTTTCCACTCCCCGGAAAGATCACGGCGATTGAGGCTGACTTCAATAACACGACAGGCAATATTGCCTTCCGTGCCGACTTTCCCAATCCGGAACAACTGTTAAGGCATGGTCAGACCGGAACCATCCTGCTGCATAAAACATTGAAAGATGCCGTCGTTATCCCGCAGCGGGCCACCTTTGAAATTCTGGCTAAGCGGTTCGTTTATGTTGTCGAACCTGTGCCCGAAGGTGATGGTGAAGGTAAAGACGAATCTGAAATGGCCGATTCGCACCATGCCCAGGCTCACACGGAAGACGACGACGACGATGAAAAAAAGGACAAAAAGCCCTCAGCTAAACCCGCTCCCAAGCGGCCACCATTGCCACACGAAAAGAAACCGCACGATGACAAGCATCATGATGATCATTTGAAGAAACTCTCTCCCGAACACCATGCCGAGCATCACGCGAACACGCTCAAGGGCATCGTGCGTCAGCGGGAGATCGAAATACGTAATGAAATGGATGATATCTTTATTATCAGGAGTGGTCTAAAGGCGGGTGAAAAGATCGTTCTCGAAGGTGTGCGGCAGGTTCGAGATGGTGACGAGGTCGAGTTCGAGTACATCGACCCCGTAGAGGTTCTCGGTCATCTCAAGAACAAAGCCGAATAG
- a CDS encoding Gfo/Idh/MocA family protein — translation MRQPNRHSSASSRREFLKQTGALGAALYVGSQSLKAQETERSANNEIRFACIGVEGKGSSDRDDAGRHGKIVALCDVDSDRLEKAAARYPQAKKYTDFRKMFDEMSKDIDAVTVSTPDHTHAVSAARALREGKHVFCQKPLTYTVQEARLLHDLASEKKLCTQMGNQGTASGGLREAVQIIRKGDLGAVKEVHIWTNRPIWPQGLGRPTAVETPPKTLDWDLWLGPAPERPYNSAYAPFKWRGWLDFGTGALGDMACHTMNMSVMALDLFDPVSVVAESSGIIENESYPKNSKITYKFKANDKRGPVTLYWYDGGNRPDPALMPGVKQGASGSLVIGEKGLIFSDNDYHGTYTLLPTEQWKDYTKPEYKVSPGHFKEFADAIKENKPELAVSNFDYACRLTETVLLGNVALRAGKEIEWDGVNMKVTNLPEANKFLTREYRKGWELF, via the coding sequence ATGCGACAGCCCAATCGACATTCCTCCGCTTCCAGCCGTCGAGAGTTTTTGAAGCAGACAGGTGCCCTGGGTGCCGCATTGTATGTGGGTAGCCAGAGTTTGAAGGCTCAGGAAACCGAACGTTCGGCGAACAACGAGATTCGCTTTGCCTGTATTGGCGTCGAAGGAAAGGGATCCAGTGATCGCGATGACGCCGGTCGTCATGGCAAGATTGTCGCCTTGTGCGATGTCGATAGTGATCGTCTGGAAAAGGCGGCTGCCCGCTATCCGCAGGCCAAGAAGTACACCGACTTTCGCAAGATGTTCGACGAGATGTCGAAGGACATCGATGCTGTAACAGTCAGTACTCCTGACCATACGCATGCCGTTTCTGCTGCTCGTGCTTTGCGGGAAGGGAAGCATGTCTTCTGCCAGAAGCCACTGACCTACACCGTTCAGGAAGCTCGCCTGCTACATGATCTGGCCAGCGAGAAGAAGCTGTGCACCCAGATGGGTAACCAGGGAACAGCTTCTGGCGGATTGCGTGAAGCAGTTCAGATTATCCGCAAGGGTGATCTGGGCGCAGTGAAAGAAGTGCATATCTGGACGAACCGCCCCATTTGGCCACAAGGCTTAGGGCGTCCGACAGCCGTTGAAACTCCTCCCAAGACGCTCGACTGGGATCTGTGGCTCGGCCCTGCACCAGAACGTCCCTACAACTCGGCTTACGCTCCTTTCAAATGGCGCGGCTGGCTCGACTTCGGTACGGGTGCACTGGGCGATATGGCTTGCCACACGATGAATATGTCGGTGATGGCACTCGATCTGTTCGACCCGGTTTCGGTCGTGGCTGAGTCTTCGGGGATTATCGAGAACGAGTCGTATCCCAAGAACTCGAAGATTACCTATAAGTTCAAGGCCAACGACAAGCGTGGGCCAGTGACGCTTTACTGGTATGACGGTGGCAACCGCCCTGATCCTGCACTGATGCCTGGTGTCAAGCAGGGGGCGAGTGGTTCGCTGGTGATTGGTGAGAAGGGCCTGATCTTCTCGGATAACGATTACCACGGCACTTACACGTTGCTGCCGACCGAGCAGTGGAAGGACTACACCAAGCCCGAGTACAAGGTTTCGCCTGGCCACTTCAAGGAGTTCGCCGACGCGATTAAGGAAAACAAGCCTGAGCTGGCAGTATCGAACTTCGATTACGCCTGCCGCCTGACGGAAACGGTGCTGCTGGGTAACGTGGCTCTGCGTGCCGGTAAGGAAATTGAGTGGGATGGCGTGAACATGAAGGTCACGAACCTTCCTGAAGCCAACAAGTTCCTGACTCGCGAATACCGCAAAGGTTGGGAACTCTTCTAG
- a CDS encoding sialidase family protein, translating into MNSLVVNSLKTSLLALCSFWVGTITLTPCIAWTLALIAFATPFEFCTSQENPAPLVKGDENLFRTVIRRQGDDGIHTYRIPGLATSNKGTLLAVFDNRHKSAVDLPGDIDVGLLRSTDGGQTWGPLQTIMDYDKSAPNSAGNGVGDPAILVDRETGEIFVTALWSFGKRAWHGSGPGLSPEETGQLVIASSKDDGLTWSTPVSITSQVKQPAWRLLFQGPGAGIQLQNGTLVFAAQYKGADNVVHACLLWSNDHGQSWHLTPPAAASQPATSEAQVAEAADGTLLFTMRNESQRGQRLWSRFTPGKNSLGDGTWSAPYSQLPDPTCMASIVRHPSGALLFANPASSQKRANMTVRISEDLGKSWSEGRLIDSRPSAYSCLTVLANGEIGLLYECGDRNAYETLTFARFPLDWLKGEENSTKPSPE; encoded by the coding sequence ATGAACTCTCTTGTGGTCAACTCATTGAAAACCTCCCTCCTGGCTTTGTGCAGTTTCTGGGTGGGTACGATCACTCTCACTCCCTGCATCGCGTGGACACTCGCTCTCATCGCCTTCGCCACTCCCTTCGAATTCTGCACTTCGCAGGAAAATCCCGCTCCTCTTGTCAAAGGCGACGAGAACCTCTTCCGCACCGTCATTCGCCGACAGGGAGACGACGGGATTCACACCTATCGAATTCCCGGCCTGGCCACATCGAACAAGGGCACGCTCCTCGCGGTCTTCGATAATCGCCACAAATCAGCCGTCGATCTCCCGGGCGATATCGACGTGGGACTCCTCCGCAGCACCGATGGTGGCCAGACCTGGGGGCCACTCCAAACCATCATGGATTACGACAAATCAGCCCCGAACTCCGCTGGCAATGGTGTCGGCGATCCGGCCATTCTCGTCGATCGAGAGACCGGCGAAATCTTCGTGACCGCACTCTGGTCGTTCGGCAAACGAGCCTGGCATGGTTCCGGCCCCGGACTTTCCCCCGAAGAGACCGGCCAACTCGTCATAGCCTCCAGCAAAGACGATGGACTCACCTGGTCAACTCCCGTCTCCATCACGTCACAAGTCAAGCAGCCCGCCTGGCGGCTGTTATTCCAGGGGCCTGGAGCCGGGATTCAATTACAAAACGGGACACTCGTTTTTGCGGCTCAATACAAAGGAGCCGACAACGTCGTCCATGCCTGTCTATTGTGGAGTAACGATCACGGTCAGAGCTGGCACCTCACGCCCCCGGCAGCCGCCAGTCAGCCAGCCACATCTGAAGCTCAGGTGGCAGAAGCCGCCGATGGGACACTCCTCTTCACAATGCGGAATGAAAGCCAGCGTGGTCAGAGACTCTGGTCACGTTTCACCCCCGGTAAAAACTCGCTGGGCGATGGCACATGGTCAGCCCCTTACAGCCAGTTGCCCGATCCGACCTGCATGGCCAGCATCGTCAGGCATCCCTCCGGAGCACTTCTGTTCGCAAACCCTGCTTCTTCTCAAAAACGGGCCAATATGACCGTTCGAATTAGTGAAGATCTGGGAAAATCGTGGTCCGAAGGCCGACTCATCGACTCCCGACCGAGTGCGTACTCCTGCCTCACAGTTCTCGCGAACGGCGAAATCGGCCTGCTCTACGAATGCGGCGACCGCAACGCTTACGAAACATTAACCTTCGCCCGCTTCCCCCTCGACTGGCTTAAAGGCGAAGAAAACTCCACGAAACCCAGCCCAGAATGA
- a CDS encoding efflux RND transporter permease subunit, protein MFAKFLHRPALAIVISLLILFMGGLAIKALPISQFPSVAPPSVVVAVSYPGASAEVLVDSVLVILEQAINGVQDMRYMTSAATSAGEATITIVFEPGTDPNVAVLNVNNRVQSVRSRVPPIVDREGIIVLQNMSSMLMYVNVYSIEKSDDQNYLYNYVTANVLPELKRIRGVGTANILGNRAYAMRVELNLDRMRAYDIAATDVMKAIAEQSMIGSPGRLGQATGKTSQTIEYVLTWVGRYTKPEQYENIILRANEDGQILRLKDVAKVELASSFYDLYSDKDGYPSAAIVLKQTPGSNATQVIEAVKEHLHEMKHNLPFPPGMDYEVSYDVSSFLEASIEKVVHTLFEAFVLVSLVVFLFLGDFRSTLIPTLAVPVSLIGTFFFMLMFGMSVNLITLFALVLAIGVVVDDAIVVVEAVHAKMHEKHLSPYNATKEVIHEIGGAIIAITLVMTAVFIPVTFMTGPVGVFYRQFALTMAMSIVLSGVVALTLTPVLCAMILKPMNHGHKKRWRGPIAILLEIFNAFIERITGGYVVILKGVVTLRMLTMLVIAGFGAGIFFVNTILPSGFIPLEDQGIIYGIIQTPPGSTLEYTNSKSHELQKVCKEFDEISSVSSLAGYEVLTEGRGSNAGTCIINLKPWEDRKLTSKQIIEELEKKTKSIANVKLEFFEPPAVPGFGAAGGFSLNLLDKSNTGNYKRLGVETQKFMEALSKRKELKRLFTFFADNYPQYEIVIDNDVAMQKGVSIADALENLSIVVGSTWEQGFVRFGQFYKVYVQSAPEFRRFPEDLNNMFVKNDKGEMVPYSAFMRIQKKQGLNEINRYNLYPTAAIQGAPAPGYSSGEAIQAIQEVAKATLPKDYDIDWQGLSYDEANKGNLAVYIFLIVVVFVYMVLVGQYESFILPLAVIISLPVGIFGSFFALQAMGLSNDVFAQIGLVMLVGLLGKNAILIIEFAIQLRQAGMSIRDAAIEAGKVRFRPILMTSFAFIAGLIPLVRATGPGAIGNRTIGTTAVGGMLVGTVIGVLVIPGLYYIFAKMADGRSLIREEHFEPLSETVES, encoded by the coding sequence ATGTTCGCTAAATTTCTACACAGGCCTGCACTGGCAATAGTTATTTCGTTATTGATTCTCTTTATGGGGGGGCTGGCCATTAAGGCTTTGCCCATCTCCCAGTTTCCTTCCGTCGCACCACCCAGCGTGGTCGTCGCGGTCTCCTATCCCGGTGCCAGCGCCGAAGTGCTGGTCGATTCAGTCCTCGTGATCCTTGAACAGGCCATCAATGGCGTTCAGGATATGCGGTACATGACATCGGCTGCGACCAGTGCCGGTGAAGCCACCATCACCATTGTCTTTGAGCCCGGCACCGACCCCAACGTGGCGGTTCTCAACGTCAACAATCGCGTACAGAGCGTGAGAAGCCGCGTCCCGCCGATTGTTGATCGCGAAGGCATTATCGTACTGCAGAACATGTCCAGCATGCTGATGTATGTGAACGTTTACAGTATTGAAAAAAGTGATGACCAGAATTATCTCTATAATTATGTCACAGCCAATGTGCTTCCTGAACTCAAGCGCATTCGCGGGGTCGGCACAGCCAATATTCTCGGCAACCGTGCTTACGCGATGCGTGTCGAATTGAACCTTGACCGTATGCGGGCTTACGACATCGCCGCCACAGATGTCATGAAGGCTATTGCCGAACAGAGTATGATCGGTTCGCCAGGTCGTTTAGGTCAGGCCACAGGAAAGACCTCGCAGACGATTGAATATGTGCTGACCTGGGTAGGTCGTTATACCAAGCCCGAACAGTACGAAAACATTATTCTGCGGGCCAATGAAGATGGCCAGATCCTTAGATTGAAAGATGTCGCCAAAGTCGAACTGGCGTCGTCCTTCTACGACCTCTACTCCGATAAAGATGGCTATCCTTCAGCAGCTATTGTCTTGAAGCAGACTCCCGGCTCGAACGCCACGCAAGTCATCGAAGCGGTGAAAGAGCATCTGCATGAAATGAAGCACAACCTCCCATTCCCTCCGGGCATGGACTACGAAGTCAGCTACGACGTTTCGAGCTTCCTGGAAGCCTCCATCGAGAAGGTGGTGCACACACTTTTCGAGGCGTTTGTGCTCGTGTCGCTGGTGGTCTTTCTCTTCCTGGGAGATTTCCGCAGTACGCTCATTCCCACGCTGGCTGTCCCCGTCTCACTCATCGGGACATTCTTCTTCATGCTGATGTTCGGCATGTCTGTGAACCTGATCACTCTCTTCGCCCTGGTTCTGGCCATCGGTGTGGTTGTGGACGATGCAATTGTGGTTGTCGAAGCGGTCCACGCCAAGATGCATGAAAAGCATCTCTCACCATACAACGCGACGAAAGAAGTGATTCATGAGATTGGCGGAGCGATTATCGCAATCACTCTCGTGATGACTGCGGTCTTTATCCCCGTCACCTTTATGACGGGCCCCGTCGGTGTCTTCTATCGTCAGTTTGCACTGACCATGGCGATGTCGATTGTCCTTTCTGGTGTCGTCGCTTTAACTCTGACGCCCGTACTCTGTGCGATGATTCTTAAACCGATGAATCACGGTCATAAGAAGAGATGGCGCGGCCCTATTGCCATTCTGCTGGAAATCTTCAATGCCTTCATTGAAAGAATCACGGGAGGCTATGTCGTCATTCTCAAAGGTGTGGTCACCCTCCGCATGCTCACTATGCTCGTCATTGCAGGCTTTGGAGCGGGCATCTTCTTCGTGAATACGATTCTTCCCTCAGGTTTTATTCCGCTGGAAGATCAGGGGATTATTTATGGAATTATCCAGACGCCGCCTGGTTCGACCCTCGAATATACCAACTCCAAATCCCATGAACTGCAGAAGGTCTGTAAAGAGTTTGACGAGATCAGTTCCGTTTCGTCTCTGGCAGGCTACGAAGTGCTGACGGAAGGCCGCGGCTCGAATGCCGGGACATGTATTATCAACCTGAAGCCCTGGGAAGATCGGAAGCTGACTTCCAAGCAGATCATTGAAGAACTCGAGAAGAAAACGAAATCGATTGCGAACGTCAAGCTGGAATTCTTTGAACCTCCCGCAGTCCCAGGCTTCGGTGCAGCCGGTGGTTTCTCTTTGAATCTGCTCGATAAGTCAAATACGGGGAACTACAAGCGACTGGGTGTAGAAACCCAGAAGTTCATGGAAGCATTATCGAAAAGAAAAGAGTTAAAAAGACTCTTTACATTTTTTGCAGACAACTACCCGCAGTACGAGATTGTGATTGATAACGACGTCGCTATGCAGAAAGGGGTCTCCATCGCCGACGCCCTCGAAAACCTCTCGATTGTCGTGGGCAGTACCTGGGAGCAGGGCTTTGTCCGCTTTGGCCAGTTCTACAAAGTCTATGTCCAGTCGGCTCCCGAGTTTCGGCGATTCCCCGAAGATCTGAACAACATGTTCGTCAAGAACGATAAAGGAGAGATGGTTCCCTATTCGGCCTTTATGCGCATTCAGAAAAAGCAGGGCTTGAATGAAATCAACCGATATAACCTGTATCCCACAGCAGCTATCCAGGGGGCTCCTGCACCCGGTTACAGCAGTGGTGAAGCCATTCAGGCGATTCAGGAAGTCGCTAAAGCAACCTTGCCTAAAGATTACGACATCGATTGGCAGGGATTGTCTTACGACGAAGCCAATAAAGGAAATCTGGCAGTCTATATTTTTCTGATTGTGGTGGTGTTCGTTTATATGGTGCTGGTTGGCCAGTATGAGAGTTTCATTCTCCCACTAGCCGTTATTATTTCGCTACCTGTCGGAATTTTTGGTTCGTTCTTTGCACTTCAGGCCATGGGGTTGTCGAACGATGTCTTTGCCCAGATCGGGCTGGTGATGCTGGTTGGTCTGTTAGGAAAGAACGCGATTCTGATTATCGAGTTTGCGATCCAGCTCCGGCAGGCGGGGATGAGTATTCGGGATGCAGCCATTGAAGCCGGTAAAGTCCGTTTCCGGCCGATTCTGATGACTTCATTTGCCTTTATTGCCGGTTTGATTCCGCTGGTCAGGGCCACCGGGCCGGGAGCCATTGGAAATCGTACGATTGGAACCACTGCCGTCGGCGGAATGCTGGTCGGGACAGTGATCGGAGTTCTGGTGATCCCAGGTCTCTACTATATCTTCGCCAAGATGGCGGATGGGCGTTCATTGATCAGGGAGGAACATTTTGAACCACTTAGTGAGACCGTCGAAAGCTAA
- a CDS encoding TolC family protein — MNHLVRPSKAKSRARTLLPTLIAGLALSAPSCRIPELEGPLQGPSMPSSFSWFKRSVPDVPVVPPSPEEAGTATLNEASDIEQVGYTRLEMAADTYENSALISWRDFFDDPNLLCLIEEAMVGNQELRILNQDIQIAYNEVSARRGAILPFFTLGAGAGVDKPGLFTREGAVESQLDVKPGVAFPEPLPNFLVAANISWEIDIWRKLRNARDAATLRYLGTCDGQAYMVTRLVSEVAEKYYELMSLDNQMQILDKTIEIQEQSLELAKARKAAGRDTELAVQRFQAEVRKNQSEKLIILQQIVEAENRINFLLGRYPQPVMRSTSSFLDLNLQPLCAGLPGQIMQNRPDVRQAEKELSAAGLDVKVARARFYPSLIVNAGVGYNAFNAKYLFSTPDSLIYNVAGDLVAPVINRSAIQADYLTANAQQLQCVYNYQQVILNAYTEIVNRLSKVENYQASIEIKKQQLAALEASVDSATKLFQNARAEYVEVLLAQRDMMEARMVLIETKQQQLAAAITAYQALGGGSF, encoded by the coding sequence TTGAACCACTTAGTGAGACCGTCGAAAGCTAAGAGTCGAGCACGTACTCTTCTGCCGACATTGATCGCCGGCCTGGCGCTGAGTGCCCCGTCGTGCCGCATTCCGGAACTGGAAGGCCCGTTACAGGGCCCCTCCATGCCATCCAGCTTCAGTTGGTTTAAGCGGAGTGTCCCTGATGTTCCGGTCGTTCCGCCCAGCCCGGAAGAGGCAGGCACAGCCACATTGAATGAAGCTTCCGATATTGAGCAGGTCGGCTATACTCGCCTCGAAATGGCTGCTGATACCTATGAAAACTCGGCACTCATCAGTTGGCGAGATTTCTTCGACGATCCTAATCTCTTATGCCTCATTGAAGAGGCGATGGTCGGGAACCAGGAGCTGAGAATCCTGAATCAGGATATTCAGATTGCTTATAACGAAGTCAGCGCCAGGCGTGGTGCGATTCTGCCATTCTTTACGTTAGGGGCAGGGGCGGGAGTTGATAAACCAGGTCTCTTTACTCGTGAAGGAGCCGTCGAAAGCCAACTGGATGTCAAGCCCGGCGTTGCCTTTCCAGAACCACTACCTAACTTTCTGGTCGCCGCGAATATCTCGTGGGAAATCGACATCTGGCGAAAACTTCGCAATGCCCGCGATGCCGCTACACTTCGATATTTAGGCACTTGCGATGGTCAGGCCTATATGGTGACCAGACTGGTTTCCGAAGTAGCCGAAAAATACTACGAACTGATGTCTCTCGATAACCAGATGCAGATCCTTGATAAAACGATCGAGATTCAGGAGCAAAGTCTGGAACTGGCCAAAGCGAGAAAAGCGGCTGGTCGCGATACCGAATTGGCTGTCCAGCGATTCCAGGCGGAAGTTCGCAAAAATCAAAGTGAAAAACTGATCATTCTGCAACAGATCGTGGAAGCCGAGAACCGGATCAATTTTCTTCTCGGTCGATATCCGCAGCCAGTCATGCGTTCCACATCCAGCTTTCTGGATCTGAATCTGCAGCCTCTTTGTGCCGGCCTTCCCGGTCAAATAATGCAGAATCGACCCGATGTGCGGCAGGCAGAAAAAGAGCTCTCGGCAGCCGGGTTGGATGTAAAAGTCGCCCGCGCCAGATTCTATCCTTCGCTCATTGTGAATGCTGGTGTTGGCTATAATGCATTTAATGCCAAGTATTTGTTCTCGACGCCCGATTCGCTCATTTACAACGTCGCGGGTGATCTGGTAGCACCTGTTATTAACAGAAGCGCCATTCAGGCTGACTATCTGACGGCGAACGCCCAGCAGTTGCAGTGTGTCTACAACTACCAGCAGGTCATCCTGAATGCTTATACCGAGATCGTGAATCGACTATCCAAAGTCGAGAACTATCAGGCCAGTATCGAAATCAAGAAGCAACAGCTGGCTGCTCTCGAAGCGTCGGTCGATAGTGCGACCAAACTCTTTCAGAATGCCCGGGCCGAATATGTCGAAGTCTTGCTGGCACAGCGCGATATGATGGAAGCCCGCATGGTCTTGATTGAAACCAAGCAGCAACAACTGGCAGCAGCCATTACTGCCTATCAGGCTTTGGGCGGCGGCAGCTTCTAA